GTGATAGTTAATATCTGGGGGCGCACATCCACTTTAAACACATGATTATAGGGCCGAAAAAAAATATAAGTGCCAGGAAGCAAAATGCCTGCGTATTTTCCCTTCCGATAGCGTAGACCGCGCTCATATTCAAAAACAGTGACTCGCTCAAAAAAAGTTCTAAAACATTTAAAAATAAGGAACACAAAAGCCGGCAGCAATATAAGTAATCCCAAGTATACAAGCATATCCTCAATCGTTATCATCAGAATTCCAAATCCTCCTTAATTTCACCCGATATATGGGCCACAGCCTCCGACGGAGGCTTTGGCTGCCTGCAGAGTCTTTGGCTGATGTGCTTGCGCACCGGCCCAATATAGCGAGTGGTATTGGATTCGAACCACTGCCTGAGGCAGTACCCTGTAAGAAAGCGGTCCCACGCGCAGAGCCTGCCTTGCGATACAAGAGGTTGCTTGCCGCTCCTATAATCCGATTATATCAGTTTTAGTCAGGGTGAGCCATGGGGGTGCGGTTTTTAAATTTTGGCACGCCCATTGCGAATAGAATTTCCCGGGTTTTGGAATCCCTTTTAAGCAAAAATATGCTCCGCGATAAACGCACAGGAGATAAGAGGATAGAGCAGCAATGTTAAAAATCAAGATCTGCCCCCGTGACCCAGATAACCCTGCTAATTTACCTTCTTAGTATTATATCAACCATATTTCTAGGAGTTTGACAAAATAGACCAGAAACTCTTTCTCTAAATTCAGAATGATCCAAATGAGCCTCGTGAGAGCCGGCAATGAATTCAATATTCGGGAATGCTTTTCTTAAATCTTTAAAGTATTTTTCTTTGAAAGGGCAAAGCGCTATAAGGCAGTAGGTAAGATGTATAGCGTCTACATTGAACTCAGTAAGGCTTTTAATGCGCCTCAACAACTTTTCTGATCCGGTAACTGTTGGGCATCCGGGGCAATTAATAATACCTATTAATTCAGCTTCATTATAACGCGAAAACTCACCTTTGCGTTTCCTGAGATCTCTTAGACAGCTGACAGTTGAACATCCCAAATCCTGAGTTGCATTACTGCACGTCAACATTCCAATTCGCTTCATCAACTGAACCCCTTTCATAAATTATTGACATTGTTAAATCCATAATATTACTATAAACTCACCGTGAAAAGAACAATTTAAATTAGGGGTGGAATTCGGGGGACACCATACTAAATTATCTGGCAGACGAGTGTTTCCTTTCAGGTCTTTAAAAGTCAGGTTTTAAAACGATCTTAGGATTAGATATACACCCGCTTCACCCGGTCCCAAAGACCTCCGAAAAGAAAAGGGAGTACTGACCTGTACCCCATAATTCGACATGGTATCCCTATAATTAATTCCCTATAATTCCTGAGATATGAACGGATTAACAGCTTTAATACCTTCATATAATTGGTTTGCATTGAGATCTTCCGTCCAGATATTTTGACAGCCCATTTCCTTGGCGCTGCATATAATCATGGCGTCCCAAAAAGATATTCTATTGCGCTGTTGAATATGAATAGCTTCTATTACACTTTTAAGCCCTGGTTTATGAAGGTGCCACCGGCCATAGTCTTCAATAATACGAACTGTTTCCTGTGGCGTTAAGGGGTGGGGAATCTTCTGTGTTAGGTTAACATAAAACTCCTGCAATACCTGGATGCTCAGGCATCCCCTGCCCGAATCCCAAAGTTCTGAAACGAGCGCCAATGCACGCCGGTGTTTTTCGGTACTGCTTACATCGTAGGCATAAATCAGAATGTTAGTGTCCACGAACTGAAGTTCAGTATCACCTGGCATGTAAATCTTCTCTTTTCCATACTATTTCACCCTTTACCCCCAGGTCAAAACCTTTTTTCATGGCAGCAAGCTGTCTGTCCTTTGCTTTACTATAGGCGTCATCCTTTTCAACAATGTCTTCCAAGGTTTCTGCCAGAAGTCGGGAAAGGGATGTTTGCCTGTTTACGGCAATATGTTTTGCTTTTTTTAAAACGTCCTTGGGAACCGATATGGTAACATTTTGTTTTTCCATTCTTTTCACCACCACGTAAATAAGTGTAGCACAGCATACGTGAAGACGCAAGAGAATTAGGGGAGAATCAGGGGAGTTAGGGGGACACCATACTGAATTATCTGGCAGACGGGTGTTTCCTTTCGGGTCTTTAGACGTCAGGTTTTAAAACGATCTTAGGATTAGATTTACGCCCGCTTCACCCGGCCCCAAAGGCCCCCGAAATGAAAAAGGAGCACTGACCTGTACCCCATAATTCGGTATGGTGTCCCTTTTCTCTATCCTTCTTTGATGTCGACACCACCCATAATGACACGGCCGGTGACGCGCAACAGGCGCTCGTTGTGCTCTTTCACGTTGTGTTCCATGCGTCGCCCGGTGAAAATGCCGCCGTCTTCCTGACCGGCCAGCGACACGCCGCCCATAACCACCGTTCCCTCGTAAACCACAGCCAGGTCTCGCGGTATCTTGATATCAACTCCGCCCATCACGACGCTAATATCCAGCAATGTCTCCCCCAACGGGATTTCGGCAGTGGTCAGGTCAAGGTCGATCCCGCCCATGAAGGCAAAATAACTGCCACTCTCCAGCTTCCAGGGACTTTTGCCGCCCTGCTCGATACCGCCCATGAAAGCGGTATGGCCGCGTCCGGCCACTGCCGAGCCGCGGATGAGGCTTATGGCCACAAGAATCAGAACCACCGGCCAGAAGATATTCCAGAAGCGGATCATGTCCACCTCGAACAAATTAAGGTTGCGGCCGATGTAAATGACGCCAACGGCTACCAGCAGCAGCCCGGTGATGAACTGCCCCCAGGAGAAGAACACGCGGCGCCCGGTGTCGCCGCCGACCGGCCTGAAAGAAAGAGCCAGCCAGTTCAGGCCGATGATCAGGGGGATAACCGGCCACCAGTCCCAGATGCTGCCTACGTTAATGTCAATGCCAATTCCCAAGTTGTTGAGAAGAAAGGCCACCGCCAGGATTAAAAGGAACACGCCAATAGCAATCCGCCCGCTGATGAAACGCATATACAGGTACGCCTCCTTAAATAAAATAATAATGGCATTGCCGCAGTCATAGAGTTAATTCCAACTTGTGAGGCCGCCCCTTGACCCGAAACTCTCACCGGACAACCTCAGTCACCGCCCCATCGTGGCAAAGCATCGTCCGTCGGTTCAGCAGCACGATAC
This sequence is a window from Syntrophomonadaceae bacterium. Protein-coding genes within it:
- a CDS encoding CopG family transcriptional regulator, with product MEKQNVTISVPKDVLKKAKHIAVNRQTSLSRLLAETLEDIVEKDDAYSKAKDRQLAAMKKGFDLGVKGEIVWKREDLHAR
- a CDS encoding CGGC domain-containing protein; translation: MKRIGMLTCSNATQDLGCSTVSCLRDLRKRKGEFSRYNEAELIGIINCPGCPTVTGSEKLLRRIKSLTEFNVDAIHLTYCLIALCPFKEKYFKDLRKAFPNIEFIAGSHEAHLDHSEFRERVSGLFCQTPRNMVDIILRR
- a CDS encoding PIN domain-containing protein — its product is MPGDTELQFVDTNILIYAYDVSSTEKHRRALALVSELWDSGRGCLSIQVLQEFYVNLTQKIPHPLTPQETVRIIEDYGRWHLHKPGLKSVIEAIHIQQRNRISFWDAMIICSAKEMGCQNIWTEDLNANQLYEGIKAVNPFISQEL